A window of the Arachis duranensis cultivar V14167 unplaced genomic scaffold, aradu.V14167.gnm2.J7QH unplaced_Scaffold_60041, whole genome shotgun sequence genome harbors these coding sequences:
- the LOC127744558 gene encoding ATP synthase subunit alpha, mitochondrial yields the protein MIDGIFIMEFSVRAAELTTLLESRITNFYTNFQVDEIGRVVSVGDGIARVYGLKEIQAGEMVEFASGVKGIALNLENENVGIVVFGSDTAIKEGDLVKRTGSIVDVPAGKAMLGRVVDALGVPIDGRGALSDHERRRVEVKAPGIIERKSVHEPMQTGLKAVDSLVPIGRGQRELIIGDRQTGKTAIAIDTILNQKQMNSRATSESETLYCVYVAIGQKRSTVAQLVQILSEANAIEYSILVAATASDPAPLQFLAPYSGCAMGEYFRDNGMHALIIYDDLSKQAVAYRQMSLLLRRPPGREAFPGDVFYLHSRLLERAAKRSDQTGAGSLTALPVIETQAGDVSAYIPTNVISITDGQICLETELFYRGIRPAINVGLSVSRVGSAAQLKAMKQVCGSLKLELAQYREVAAFAQFGSDLDAATQALLNRGARLTEVLKQPQYAPLPIEKQILVIYAAVNGFCDRMPLDKISQYERAILSTIKQDLLQSLKGGLTNERKIEPDSFLKEQTKNLT from the coding sequence ATGATTGATGGAATTTTCATTATGGAATTCTCTGTAAGAGCTGCGGAACTAACTACTCTATTAGAAAGTAGAATTACCAACTTTTACACTAATTTTCAAGTGGATGAGATCGGTCGAGTGGTCTCAGTTGGAGATGGGATTGCACGCGTTTATGGATTGAAGGAGATTCAAGCTGGGGAAATGGTTGAATTTGCCAGCGGTGTGAAAGGAATAGCGTTGAATCTTGAGAATGAGAATGTCGGAATTGTTGTCTTTGGTAGTGATACCGCTATAAAAGAAGGAGATCTTGTCAAACGCACTGGATCCATTGTGGATGTTCCTGCGGGAAAGGCTATGCTAGGGCGTGTGGTCGACGCCTTGGGAGTCCCCATTGATGGAAGAGGGGCTCTAAGCGATCACGAGCGAAGACGTGTCGAAGTGAAAGCACCTGGGATTATTGAACGTAAATCTGTGCACGAGCCTATGCAAACAGGGTTAAAAGCGGTAGATAGCCTGGTTCCTATAGGCCGTGGTCAACGAGAACTGATAATCGGGGACCGACAAACTGGAAAAACAGCTATTGCTATCGATACCATATTAAACCAAAAGCAAATGAACTCAAGGGCCACCTCTGAGAGTGAGACATTGTATTGTGTCTATGTAGCGATTGGGCAGAAACGCTCAACTGTGGCACAATTAGTTCAAATTCTTTCAGAAGCGAATGCTATAGAATATTCCATTCTTGTAGCAGCCACCGCTTCGGATCCGGCACCTCTGCAATTTCTGGCCCCATATTCTGGGTGTGCCATGGGGGAATATTTCCGCGATAATGGAATGCACGCATTAATAATCTATGATGATCTTAGTAAACAGGCCGTGGCATATCGACAAATGTCATTATTGTTACGCCGACCACCAGGCCGTGAGGCTTTCCCAGGCGATGTTTTCTATTTACATTCCCGTCTCTTAGAAAGAGCCGCTAAACGATCGGACCAGACAGGCGCAGGTAGCTTGACCGCCTTACCCGTCATTGAAACACAAGCTGGAGACGTATCGGCCTATATTCCCACCAATGTGATCTCCATTACTGATGGACAAATCTGTTTGGAAACAGAGCTCTTTTATCGCGGAATTAGACCTGCTATTAACGTCGGCTTATCTGTCAGTCGCGTCGGGTCTGCCGCTCAGTTGAAAGCTATGAAACAAGTCTGCGGTAGTTTAAAACTGGAATTGGCACAATATCGCGAAGTGGCCGCCTTTGCTCAATTTGGCTCAGACCTTGATGCTGCGACTCAGGCATTACTCAATAGAGGTGCAAGGCTGACAGAAGTACTAAAACAACCACAATATGCACCACTTCctattgaaaaacaaattttagtCATTTATGCAGCTGTCAATGGATTCTGTGATCGAATGCCATTAGACAAAATTTCTCAATATGAGAGAGCCATTCTAAGCACTATAAAACAAGATTTACTACAATCACTAAAAGGGGGACTCACTAACGAAAGAAAGATAGAACCAGATTCATTCTTAAAAGAACAAACGAAAAACCTAACATGA
- the LOC127744559 gene encoding ribosomal protein S14, mitochondrial, whose translation MREILSKRFVSEKRNIRDHKRRLLATKYELRRKLYKAFCKDSDLPSDMRDKLRYKLSKLPRNSSFARVRNRCISTGRPRSVYEFFRISRIVFRGLASRGPLMGIKKSSW comes from the coding sequence ATGAGGGAGATTCTGAGTAAGAGATTCGTGTCGGAGAAGCGAAATATACGAGATCACAAACGTAGATTGCTCGCGACTAAATATGAATTGAGACGAAAGCTTTATAAAGCCTTTTGTAAAGATTCGGATCTTCCTAGTGATATGCGGGACAAACTTCGTTATAAGTTGTCCAAGTTGCCAAGAAATAGTTCCTTTGCACGAGTCAGAAACCGATGTATTTCCACGGGTCGCCCTCGTTCCGTATATGAGTTCTTTCGAATTTCTCGTATCGTTTTTCGTGGATTAGCATCTCGAGGTCCTTTGATGGGCATAAAGAAATCGTCTTGGTAG
- the LOC107472343 gene encoding uncharacterized mitochondrial protein AtMg01280-like: MVSGDGSASSVNQPTPTYSTQPGSSSETGDNVIPPSPGEGPSHQGSVVRNESLESSMRFRIVRLELDNSPYLLDKARGDYWAQIRHELDHVSSQRDSNSLLEFENRDLRIREQKHECFRLFNRVLSEHPYLAGQAPYKPNEVFDDFLDERRELLDKQAKEPVVEKDKKEIAFLEGLRMDLQNNGPNTILPIFNPTSTSNR; the protein is encoded by the coding sequence ATGGTTTCGGGGGATGGTTCGGCGTCCAGCGTGAACCAGCCGACGCCTACCTATTCCACACAGCCGGGCTCGTCCTCCGAGACGGGGGATAATGTAATTCCTCCTTCTCCAGGAGAAGGGCCGTCCCATCAAGGGTCTGTTGTGCGAAATGAAAGCTTGGAATCGTCAATGCGATTTCGCATTGTACGGCTCGAGCTGGACAATAGCCCCTATTTGCTGGATAAGGCAAGGGGAGACTATTGGGCTCAAATAAGACATGAGCTAGATCATGTTTCCTCTCAGAGGGATTCTAACTcccttcttgagtttgaaaaccGGGATCTCCGGATCCGGGAGCAGAAACATGAGTGTTTCCGTCTTTTTAATAGGGTGCTTTCTGAGCACCCTTACTTGGCCGGCCAGGCCCCCTACAAACCTAACGAAGTCTTTGACGACTTCTTGGACGAACGGCGGGAACTGCTGGACAAACAGGCGAAAGAGCCAGTGGTGGAAAAGGACAAGAAAGAAATAGCTTTCTTGGAAGGACTTCGTATGGACCTTCAGAATAATGGTCCCAATACTATCCTCCCCATCTTTAATCCCACGTCAACCTCAAATCGTTAA